A stretch of the Leguminivora glycinivorella isolate SPB_JAAS2020 chromosome 2, LegGlyc_1.1, whole genome shotgun sequence genome encodes the following:
- the LOC125237619 gene encoding uncharacterized protein LOC125237619: MKALLCFVAISVGLAQADMGGECDLAMFYLELGCTAAQQTDSAAGCPQAFTCPDLHPDPTKCYYRGVAYSNNDMLPQNLIKNPCSQRCTCQVSDEPRFECAAVDCVESFDSDLQQCVSTYELDSCCSVGNVCGKDAIAKLATCELDGKTYREGESFEPAGSMKSCICTPQWNGTLSSSYCRDINCGVEIHYQKNLLDNCAPIFFKNRRSCPIGFKCPSPDTKVVRGLNLKAVSAQCQFGNETLSVGDEVMVDEKGTRCACEVPPFVSCTQKSSCC; the protein is encoded by the exons CGGTGGGTTTAGCGCAAGCTGATATGGGTGGCGAATGCGACCTAGCCATGTTCTATCTGGAGCTGGGCTGCACGGCGGCCCAGCAAACAGACAGCGCTGCCGGGTGTCCGCAGGCCTTCACCTGCCCCGACCTGCACCCTGACCCTACCAAGTGCTATTACAG agGCGTCGCATATTCCAACAACGACATGCTGCCCCAGAACCTGATCAAGAACCCGTGCTCGCAGCGTTGCACGTGCCAAGTCTCAGACGAGCCGCGCTTCGAGTGCGCAGCTGTGGACTGCGTGGAGAGCTTCGACTCCGACCTGCAGCAGTGCGTGTCTACATACGAGCTGGACTCCTGCTGCAGCGTGGGCAACGTGTGCG GTAAAGACGCCATCGCGAAGCTAGCGACATGCGAGCTCGACGGCAAAACATATCGCGAGGGCGAGTCGTTCGAGCCCGCGGGCTCCATGAAGAGCTGCATCTGCACTCCTCAGTGGAACGGCACCCTTAGCTCCAGCTATTGCCGTGACATAAACTGCGGCGTCGAGATACACTACCAGAAGAACCTGCTGGACAACTGCGCGCCGATCTTCTTCAAGAACCGACGGAGTTGCCCCATTGGTTTCAAATGCC CGTCACCGGATACTAAAGTGGTCCGCGGCCTGAACCTGAAGGCGGTGAGCGCGCAGTGCCAGTTCGGGAACGAGACGCTCTCCGTCGGGGATGAGGTCATGGTGGACGAGAAAGGCACGCGCTGCGCCTGCGAGGTGCCTCCCTTCGTCTCCTGCACTCAGAAGAGCAGCTGCTGTTAA